From the genome of Nicotiana sylvestris chromosome 2, ASM39365v2, whole genome shotgun sequence, one region includes:
- the LOC138885924 gene encoding uncharacterized mitochondrial protein AtMg00810-like translates to MVTVRIVISVAASHNWPLYKMDVNNAFQLEAFFRGCLHGFASRVPKPGEYMVCKLLKSLYGLKQASRQWNIKLTDVLQATNYIQNPYDHSLFTRKEGEEIDIILIFVDDLLITRNSRRLVDQAKQILHKNFKVKDLGELRYFLGIEVLRSQEGILLNQRKYTLELISDVVLSGSKPVNAPMEVNAKLTTIDYDAHVRGIIDLVLTDITSYQKLMGKLIYLTIIRLDISFVVQVLSQFMQQPKVSHWELALRLVRYLKGSPGQGILLKNNPCTQLTVYCDSDCAACPNTTRSVTGYIVKLEDCNDPIGHFEKLHPVRQFEVTSSFILCVLTCVHGWILFLDESKSNGKKESSFGS, encoded by the coding sequence ATGGTAACTGTTAGGATAGTGATTAGTGTTGCAGCCTCACACAATTGGCCTCTATACAAAATGGATGTCAATAATGCCTTCCAGTTGGAAGCTTTTTTTAGAGGATGTCTACATGGCTTTGCCTCAAGGGTTCCAAAGCCAGGGGAGTATATGGTGTGCAAGCTTCTCAAATCATTATATGGTCTGAAGCAAGCATCCAGGCAATGGAACATAAAGCTGACTGATGTTCTTCAAGCAACTAACTACATTCAGAATCCCTATGATCACTCCTTATTTACCAGAAAAGAAGGTGAGGAGATAGATATCATCCTAATTTTTGTGGATGATCTCCTTATTACTAGGAATAGTAGAAGGTTAGTTGATCAAGCAAAACAAATACTACATAAGAACTTCAAGGTAAAAGATCTAGGTGAGCTCAGATATTTCTTGGGGATTGAAGTTCTGAGATCTCAGGAGGGTATATTACTTAATCAAAGAAAATATACCCTTGAGCTAATCTCTGATGTTGTCTTAAGTGGATCCAAACCAGTGAATGCACCTATGGAAGTAAATGCTAAGCTCACCACAATAGACTATGATGCACATGTAAGAGGGATCATAGATCTTGTTCTTACAGACATTACTTCATATCAGAAGCTCATGGGGAAATTGATCTATCTCACTATCATCAGACTAGATATCAGCTTTGTTGTACAAGTGCTTAGCCAATTCATGCAACAACCTAAGGTCTCACATTGGGAATTAGCACTCAGATTGGTAAGGTACTTGAAAGGGTCACCTGGTCAGGGTATTTTGCTGAAAAATAATCCATGCACACAGTTAACTGTGTATTGTGATAGTGATTGTGCAGCTTGCCCAAACACCACAAGGTCGGTGACTGGGTACATTGTGAAGCTGGaggattgtaacgacccgattggtcATTTTGAGAAATTGCATCCGGTTCGACAGTTTGAGGTTacgagtagcttcatattatgtgtattgacttgcgtgcatggttggaTTCTGTTTCTAGATGAATCGAAGTCAAAtgggaagaaggaatctagttttggaagctaa